CCACCACTCAGCGACTTGGACCCTGTGCTCCCTCGAAGCCAGGACCAAGCTCAACGAGCTAGGCCTGCCTTACGGCCGCAAATCCAAGGACATCGCCCCGCCCCGCGTCGAGTTCTCGCGCCTTGACTACCTCCGAGGCGTCATCGACGCAGACGGCTCGGTCGGCTTCACGAGCAAGGGCTTCCCTTTCATCTCCCTCACCACGGCCAGCACCGCCATCGGTGCCTACCTGTGTCACTACGCGAAGAAGGTGACAGGGGCTCAGCGCACCATCAAGCGCAATGCCCGCGACGGCATCTACAACGCCCTGTACACGATGGAGGTGGCCCAGAAGCTGGCCGCTCACCTCTACTACCCCGACTGCCTGGCCTTGGAGCGCAAGCAGACGGCCGCCGACTCTCTCGCTTCACGGGTCCGCCCAGCCGGAATGAGGGCGGCGTACACCCAACGCCGCTGGAGTGAACGGGAGGACCGAATCCTCCTGGAGCACAACAACCCGGCCTCGGCAGCCGAGGCGCTCGGCAGGACCATTCAGAGTTGCAGTCTGCGCCTTTGGCGCCTGCGCAGCGGCAAGGTACCCATGCCCACAAGTGATCAGTGACGGAGTGCGCGGCGGTCCCGAACTGTCTCAGTTCGGGACCGCCGCGCATGCTGCTCAGCCCTTCACGCAGATGAACTGCTTCAGCTTCGCCACGACCTCAACAAGGTCGCGCTGCTGCTCCATCACCTGGTCGATGTTCTTGTAGGCACCCGGAATCTCATCGAGCACGCCGGAGTCCTTGCGGCACTCGACTCCCCGCGTCTGCTCCTCCAGATCCCGCACTGTGAAGCGGCGCTTCGCCGCGTTGCGGCTCATGCGTCGCCCTGCACCGTGCGAAGCCGAGTTGAAGGCCTTCTCGTTTCCGAGCCCCTTCACGATGTACGAGCTGGTGCCCATCGAGCCCGGGATGATCCCGTACTCGCCGGAGCCCGCACGGATCGCACCCTTGCGGGTAACCAGCAGGTCCATGCCCTCGTACCGCTCCTCTGCCACATAGTTGTGGTGGCAGGAGATCTCTGTCTCGAACGTCGGTTTCGCCTTCTTGAACTCCCTGCGGATCACGTCCTTCAGGAGCCCCATCATGATCGCGCGGTTGTATTTGGCGTACTCCTGGGCCCAGTACAGATCATTTCGGTACGCCGCCATCTGCGGGGTGTCCGAGACGAACACAGCGAGGTCACGATCGACCAGCCCCTGGTTGTGCGGGAGTTTCTGTGCGACACCGATGTGGTGCTCGGCAAGCTCCTTGCCGATGTTCCGGGAACCGGAGTGCAGCATCAGCCACACCGAACCCGACTGATCAAGACAGGTTTCGACTAGGTGATTCCCGGCTCCGAGCGTCCCCATCTGCAAAGTTGCACGTTCCTGACGGAATTTGACCGCCTCAGCAACCCCATCAAACCGCCCCCAGAACTCATCCCACCCAGCCGTAGCCATCCCATGGAACCGACCGGGATCAACGGGACTGTCATGCATCCCCCGCCCCACCGGAATAGCCTCCTCGATCTTCGACCGAAGCCGAGACAGATCCCCCGGCAGGTCATTCGCGGTGAGCGACGTCTTGACGGCAGACATCCCGCACCCGATGTCCACCCCCACCGCCGCCGGACACACCGCATCCCGCATGGCGATGACGGACCCGACCGTCGCGCCCTTGCCGTAGTGCACGTCCGGCATGACGGCGAGGCCCTTGATCCACGGCAGGGTCGCGACGTTCTGGAGCTGGCGCAGAGCCACGTCCTCGACCGACGCCGGGTCGGTCCACATGCGGATCGGGACCTTCGCGCCCGGCACCTCTACGTATGACATTTCGTCCTCATTCCCCCGGAAAACCAACAGAAGTCTTAAATCGCAAAACCGGCGCCAAGATCGACGTTTGGGACAACGGACCGGCGTCCACGGCCGTGCGTGCGATACACATTGTCTCCAGGGGCCGCCCCCGTGCGGCAACCGATTAACCTGCGGGCTTCGCTCTGGAAGCGATGCCACGACCCGTCGAGAGGAGCCTGACCGTGCAGCGGAAGGCGTACGTATCCGGCGTTGCCGTGCTCCTCGCGGTGGTGCTGGCCGGCTGCACCAGTGGTTCGGGGGGCGGGGACCAGCCGGACGACTCGAAGGCGGGCAGCTCCGCGACCACGGCGACCGCGGCCCAGCCGGGCAAGTACCGCACGCTTCCGGAGCCCTGTGGCGCGGTGAGCCACGACACGCTCGACACGCTGCTGCCCGGCATCGAACAGGCCACCGACGACGAGCAGCGCGAGAAGGAGTACGCGGGCGAGGCCACGCAGACGTTCGACACGGACCGCCGCGTGGGCTGCCGCTGGAAGGTGGAGTCGACCTCCGCGACCGATCACCTCCTGATCGACTTCGAGCGCGTGGTGTCGTACGACAACGCGGTCAGCGACGACAGCAAGGCCGGCGACATCTACGGGACCAAGGAGACGGCCGCCGACCTTCCCGCACCCGCCACCAGCTCCGGCGACACCACGACGGAATCCCCGGAATCCCCGGAATCCGCTGACAGCGCGAGCGACAGCGGAAGTTCCGACTCCGCCACCCCCTCCGACGCAGCCGGTGCCGGCGCCAGTGCCAGTGAGACGCCCGCCGACCTCCAGCCCCGCACCCTCGACGGTCTCGGCGACGAGGCGTTCCTGAACGACAAGCTGAGTTCGTCCGGTTCGACGGCTCAGCAGCGCACGGTGACTGTGGTGTTCCGCACGTCCAATGTGATCGTGACGATCGTGTACGACGAGCAGCCGACCGCTTCCGTGGAGGCGCCGGACAGCAAGGAAATGCAGGACAGGGCGCGAAGTCTGGCGCAGAAGCTCGTGTCGACGTTCAACAGCTGAGGGGTGCGGCGGGGTGGCCGGCGGCCTCTCGCGAACCCTCCGATTCAGGGCCGCACTGCCTTCTCACCGCGTACCGTGGCCCCTCGGACCCGACCGTCTCGCATGATCCACATGTGAGCGACCCCCGAGCGCCCCGAGTGACGATGACTGAAGGAACCATGCACCGACCCGCACAGCGTGCCCAGCGAGTACAGCGATTCAACCGCCTCCTTGTCGGCGCGGCCGCCGTCCCGGCGCTGCTCGTCGTCGCCGGCTGTTCCTCGGACTCCGGTTCAGGGTCCGACTCCAGCGACAAGGGGAAGACGACCGCGAGCCCGTCCGCATCGGCGAGCGCTTCGCCGACGGTGCAGGCGGCGGCGTACGCGAAGCTGCCCGAGCCGTGTGCGGTGCTGTCGAAGAAGACGCTGGGCGAACTAGTCCCGAAGGGGAGCAAGTCCGCCAAGGAAGGCAAGTCGGGCGATACGGACAATCGCAGCAGCTGCTCCTGGAACAGCCTCGACAACAACGGGGTGAAGGGTTCCCAGTTCCGCTGGCTGAACGTGTCGCTGCTGCGTTTCGACTCGGACGCCTCGCGCGGTGAGGGCGACAAGCTCGCGCAGACGTACTACGAGAAGCAGGTCAAGGAAGCGCAGACGGTGACCGGCGCGAAGGGCACCAAGTCGGAGCCGGTGACCGGGACGGGCGACGAGGCCACGGCGGTGCGCTACGACCTGAAGAAGAAGGAAGGCACCTTCAAGCAGCAGACCATCGTGACCCGCGTCGAGAACGTCGTCGTCACGCTGGACTACAACGGTGCCGGTCTCGCCGGTGACAAGGCGCCGAGCGCCGACGATCTGGCGAAGGCCGCGAAGAGCGCCGCCAAGGAGGCGGTCGCCGCGGTGGCCGCCGCGAACGGTGACGGCGGCGGAAGCGGTGGCCAGGCGAGCGCCTCGCCCTCCAAGAGCGCGTCGAAGAGCCCCTCGAAGAGCGCTTCTCCTTCCAAGAGCGCGTCGAAGTCGGCGTCCGCCTCCGCGTCGCCCTCGAAGAAGAGCTGACGTCACGATCTCGGGCGGCCGCCTGCGTCCCAACTCGCAGCCCGGCCAAGCCTTTTGCAGGAGCCCGGCCGCGACAGTGGTCGGGCTCCTGCCGTACCGCCCGTCCGCGCGCCGCACACATGTGCCACTCTGTTGCGCGCAACAGCATGTAAGGGGAGGGGAGTACAGGTGGCCGGGCCACTTCAGCTGACACGGATGCACCGGATACTCATCGGCGTGGTCGTCTCCGGTGCGGTCGTCATCGCCGGTATCGGCTTCGCGGGGTCGTACGCGGCTGTCCGCGCGCTGGCCCTGAAGAAGGGCTTCGGGGACTTCTCGTACGTCT
Above is a genomic segment from Streptomyces sp. R21 containing:
- a CDS encoding DUF3558 family protein — encoded protein: MTEGTMHRPAQRAQRVQRFNRLLVGAAAVPALLVVAGCSSDSGSGSDSSDKGKTTASPSASASASPTVQAAAYAKLPEPCAVLSKKTLGELVPKGSKSAKEGKSGDTDNRSSCSWNSLDNNGVKGSQFRWLNVSLLRFDSDASRGEGDKLAQTYYEKQVKEAQTVTGAKGTKSEPVTGTGDEATAVRYDLKKKEGTFKQQTIVTRVENVVVTLDYNGAGLAGDKAPSADDLAKAAKSAAKEAVAAVAAANGDGGGSGGQASASPSKSASKSPSKSASPSKSASKSASASASPSKKS
- a CDS encoding RtcB family protein, with translation MSYVEVPGAKVPIRMWTDPASVEDVALRQLQNVATLPWIKGLAVMPDVHYGKGATVGSVIAMRDAVCPAAVGVDIGCGMSAVKTSLTANDLPGDLSRLRSKIEEAIPVGRGMHDSPVDPGRFHGMATAGWDEFWGRFDGVAEAVKFRQERATLQMGTLGAGNHLVETCLDQSGSVWLMLHSGSRNIGKELAEHHIGVAQKLPHNQGLVDRDLAVFVSDTPQMAAYRNDLYWAQEYAKYNRAIMMGLLKDVIRREFKKAKPTFETEISCHHNYVAEERYEGMDLLVTRKGAIRAGSGEYGIIPGSMGTSSYIVKGLGNEKAFNSASHGAGRRMSRNAAKRRFTVRDLEEQTRGVECRKDSGVLDEIPGAYKNIDQVMEQQRDLVEVVAKLKQFICVKG
- a CDS encoding DUF3558 domain-containing protein, which gives rise to MQRKAYVSGVAVLLAVVLAGCTSGSGGGDQPDDSKAGSSATTATAAQPGKYRTLPEPCGAVSHDTLDTLLPGIEQATDDEQREKEYAGEATQTFDTDRRVGCRWKVESTSATDHLLIDFERVVSYDNAVSDDSKAGDIYGTKETAADLPAPATSSGDTTTESPESPESADSASDSGSSDSATPSDAAGAGASASETPADLQPRTLDGLGDEAFLNDKLSSSGSTAQQRTVTVVFRTSNVIVTIVYDEQPTASVEAPDSKEMQDRARSLAQKLVSTFNS